Proteins encoded together in one Candidatus Binatia bacterium window:
- a CDS encoding LLM class flavin-dependent oxidoreductase yields MNDPARMPAVALAAMPGRRRATLDVARELERRGYAGIYCASFGDGLGLCEALALVTERIPFGTAIAIIYTRHVNDYAQTASLVHELSGGRFRFGVGVSHGPIHKHLGIQAGKPLADMRDFVTRLRAVPRVGELPPVVLAALRDPMVKLAGQIGDGVVFANAARSHMAHSLGVLPAEKRNDPSYFIGNMIPTCISDDVAAAAAVNRKTLSGYVTLPNYREYWKKAGYVEEMEAIEQALARGDRESLPKLMSDRWLEDTTLFGPPSKVREGFEKWLDAGVRTPILVPSSAVGNQMKALEELMACFAR; encoded by the coding sequence ATGAACGATCCCGCCCGCATGCCCGCGGTCGCGCTGGCCGCCATGCCCGGACGCCGCCGTGCGACGCTCGACGTCGCGCGCGAGCTCGAACGCCGCGGCTACGCTGGCATCTATTGCGCGAGCTTCGGCGACGGCCTCGGCCTGTGCGAGGCGCTCGCGCTGGTCACCGAGCGCATCCCGTTCGGCACGGCGATCGCCATCATCTATACGCGCCACGTCAACGACTACGCGCAGACCGCGTCGCTCGTGCACGAGCTCTCGGGCGGACGCTTCCGCTTCGGCGTCGGCGTGAGCCACGGGCCGATCCACAAGCACCTCGGCATCCAGGCGGGGAAGCCGCTCGCGGACATGCGCGACTTCGTCACCCGGCTGCGCGCGGTGCCGCGCGTCGGCGAGCTGCCGCCGGTCGTGCTCGCCGCGCTGCGCGACCCGATGGTCAAGCTCGCCGGCCAGATCGGCGACGGCGTCGTGTTCGCCAACGCCGCGCGCTCGCACATGGCGCACTCGCTCGGCGTGCTGCCCGCGGAGAAGCGCAACGATCCGAGCTACTTCATCGGCAACATGATCCCGACCTGCATCTCGGACGACGTCGCCGCCGCGGCCGCCGTCAATCGCAAGACGCTCTCCGGCTACGTGACGCTGCCGAACTACCGCGAGTACTGGAAGAAGGCGGGCTACGTCGAGGAGATGGAGGCGATCGAGCAGGCGCTCGCGCGCGGCGACCGCGAATCCCTGCCGAAGCTGATGAGCGACCGCTGGCTCGAGGACACGACGCTCTTCGGCCCGCCGTCCAAGGTGCGCGAGGGCTTCGAGAAGTGGCTCGACGCCGGCGTGCGCACGCCGATCCTCGTGCCGTCGTCGGCGGTCGGCAACCAGATGAAGGCGCTCGAGGAGCTGATGGCCTGCTTCGCGCGCTAG
- a CDS encoding fused MFS/spermidine synthase yields MPRRALSRLALCFFLSGLGSLVLEVVWTRQLRLVFGSTTLAASTILVAYMLGLGLGGLFGGRLSRRIADGVRAYGLMEIAIGAYALVVPLAFARFPELNRAWLYALDFWPAAVTRFLLALAVLLIPTILMGATLPLLVAAVTRADARVGRATGLLYGINTLGAVAGVFLATFVLLPWLGLTGASWFGAGLDVVVGMVALVALPRVAAVAAGEGAHAPSLGEPAPELEPKAPARAAADRRAQGTVALLLVSYALVGFTALVYEVAWTRALASVLGSSIYAFAAMLGAFLAGIALGSLAVRGRIDAARNPLALLAAGLLALGALALATTLVLPLLPDLFLRFLEANGLDPGPILVLQVALAMLVMLPPTLVLGALFPLLTLLVSRHAADPGSAVGRVYFANTIGSASGAFCAGFVLIPHLGLRTTLALAAAINFATAGSVLLRLPWRRPLARVAAATPLALALLLLVAPPPLDPEALTRGVFNRPDAHLDFGIAMQPLEGVADDEMLLYRDGLNTTVSVHRKDGLLALKVNGKTDASTSIDMSTQVLLGEVPLLFGPPAKSVLVIGFASGVTVGSVARHPEVERIDAVEIEPGIIEASRFFDDVNGRPLEDPRVRLIVDDGRTYLSGTREKYDVIVSEPSNPWMSGVSNLFTREFFAVARGALKPDGRLLQWIHLYAMEPAALQSILAALRSEFRFVYGFFHSRGHADLLLLASNRPLKRDELPRWERLPASVREDLARIGTFSTADLWSLLYLLPEDVDALARRAPVVNSDDNLFIELGAPWMLYEDTVEPNWESFEVRRGVVPLLEELGEPLDEPTLAALANSYASARNDLPVATTLLAEATKHGRGGESIAAAVTIGRKMDEGHGEFALADQIASLDDALALAPRSLAARELRGRLRLEADDAAGALADADAALAVQPDDPRVRALRGRALLALGRAEEARREIDALTSTEYVRFDPSLWGDAIRARLEMGDDADAIALLETTLQTRHPSWHDGWRLLSEAYERAGRHADAERARRNADAVIANRAAQFRHDAAVALWSGNTEEAITYLSAALRLAPDDPKAQQELARLLATDAQP; encoded by the coding sequence ATGCCCCGTCGTGCGCTTTCCCGCCTCGCGCTGTGCTTCTTCCTCTCCGGGCTCGGCAGCCTCGTGCTGGAGGTGGTGTGGACGCGGCAGCTCCGGCTCGTGTTCGGCTCGACCACGCTCGCCGCGAGCACGATCCTCGTCGCGTACATGCTGGGCCTCGGGCTCGGCGGGCTCTTCGGCGGTCGGCTGTCGCGCCGCATCGCGGACGGCGTCCGCGCCTACGGCCTCATGGAGATCGCGATCGGCGCCTACGCGCTGGTCGTGCCGCTCGCGTTCGCGCGCTTCCCGGAGCTGAACCGCGCCTGGCTCTACGCGCTCGACTTCTGGCCGGCGGCGGTGACGCGCTTCCTGCTCGCGCTCGCGGTGCTGCTGATCCCCACGATCCTGATGGGCGCGACGCTGCCGCTCCTGGTCGCGGCGGTGACGCGCGCGGACGCTCGCGTCGGCCGCGCGACGGGTCTGCTCTACGGCATCAACACGCTGGGCGCGGTCGCCGGCGTGTTCCTCGCGACGTTCGTGCTGCTGCCGTGGCTCGGCCTCACCGGCGCGAGCTGGTTCGGCGCCGGGCTCGACGTCGTGGTCGGCATGGTGGCGCTGGTCGCGCTGCCGCGTGTCGCGGCGGTGGCGGCGGGTGAGGGCGCGCACGCGCCTTCGCTCGGCGAGCCAGCGCCCGAGCTCGAGCCGAAGGCGCCCGCGCGCGCAGCGGCGGATCGCCGCGCGCAGGGCACGGTCGCGCTGCTGCTCGTGTCCTACGCGCTCGTCGGCTTCACCGCGCTGGTCTACGAGGTCGCCTGGACGCGCGCGCTCGCGAGCGTGCTGGGCTCCTCGATCTACGCCTTCGCCGCCATGCTGGGCGCGTTCCTCGCCGGCATCGCGCTCGGCAGCCTCGCGGTGCGCGGCCGCATCGACGCCGCGCGCAACCCGCTCGCGCTGCTCGCGGCGGGGCTCCTCGCGCTCGGCGCGCTGGCGCTCGCGACGACGCTCGTCCTGCCGCTCCTGCCCGACCTCTTCCTGCGCTTCCTCGAGGCGAACGGGCTCGACCCGGGTCCGATCCTCGTCCTGCAGGTCGCCCTCGCGATGCTCGTCATGCTGCCGCCGACGCTCGTGCTCGGCGCGCTGTTTCCGCTCTTGACGCTGCTCGTGTCGCGGCACGCGGCGGATCCGGGGAGCGCCGTCGGACGCGTCTACTTCGCCAACACCATCGGCTCGGCGAGCGGCGCGTTCTGCGCGGGCTTCGTCCTCATCCCGCACCTCGGGCTGCGCACGACGCTCGCGCTCGCCGCGGCGATCAACTTCGCGACCGCGGGCAGCGTGCTGCTGCGCCTGCCGTGGCGGCGGCCGCTCGCGCGCGTCGCCGCCGCGACCCCGCTCGCGCTCGCGCTCCTGCTGCTGGTCGCGCCGCCGCCGCTCGACCCCGAGGCGCTCACGCGCGGCGTCTTCAACCGTCCCGACGCGCACCTCGACTTCGGCATCGCCATGCAGCCACTCGAGGGCGTCGCGGACGACGAGATGCTGCTCTACCGCGACGGCCTCAACACCACGGTGTCGGTGCACCGCAAGGATGGGCTGCTCGCGCTCAAGGTGAACGGCAAGACCGACGCCTCGACCTCGATCGACATGTCGACGCAGGTGCTGCTCGGCGAGGTGCCGCTGCTCTTCGGGCCGCCCGCGAAGAGCGTGCTGGTGATCGGCTTCGCCTCCGGCGTGACGGTCGGCTCGGTCGCGCGCCACCCGGAGGTCGAGCGCATCGACGCGGTCGAGATCGAGCCCGGCATCATCGAGGCGTCGCGCTTCTTCGACGACGTCAACGGACGCCCGCTCGAGGACCCGCGCGTGCGGCTGATCGTCGACGACGGCCGCACGTACCTCTCGGGGACGCGCGAGAAGTACGACGTCATCGTCTCCGAACCCTCGAACCCCTGGATGAGCGGCGTCTCGAACCTGTTCACGCGCGAGTTCTTCGCGGTCGCGCGCGGCGCGCTGAAGCCCGACGGGCGGCTCCTGCAATGGATCCACCTCTACGCGATGGAGCCCGCCGCGCTGCAGTCGATCCTCGCCGCGCTGCGCTCGGAGTTCCGCTTCGTCTACGGCTTCTTCCACTCGCGCGGCCACGCCGACCTGCTGCTGCTCGCGAGCAACCGGCCGCTGAAGCGCGACGAGCTGCCGCGCTGGGAGCGTCTGCCCGCATCCGTGCGCGAGGACCTCGCGCGCATCGGCACGTTCTCGACCGCCGATCTCTGGAGCCTGCTCTACCTGCTGCCGGAGGACGTCGACGCGCTCGCGCGACGCGCGCCGGTCGTCAACTCGGACGACAACCTGTTCATCGAGCTCGGCGCGCCGTGGATGCTCTACGAGGACACGGTCGAGCCGAACTGGGAGAGCTTCGAGGTGCGGCGCGGCGTCGTGCCGCTGCTCGAGGAGCTCGGCGAGCCGCTCGACGAGCCGACGCTCGCCGCGCTCGCGAACTCCTACGCGAGCGCGCGCAACGACCTGCCGGTCGCGACCACGCTGCTCGCCGAGGCGACGAAGCACGGCCGTGGCGGCGAGTCGATCGCCGCCGCGGTGACGATCGGCCGCAAGATGGACGAGGGCCACGGCGAGTTCGCGCTCGCGGACCAGATCGCGTCGCTCGACGACGCGCTCGCGCTCGCCCCGCGCTCGCTGGCGGCGCGCGAGCTGCGCGGACGCCTGCGCCTCGAAGCCGACGACGCGGCGGGCGCTCTCGCCGATGCCGACGCCGCGCTCGCGGTGCAGCCGGACGATCCCCGCGTGCGCGCGCTACGCGGCCGTGCGCTGCTCGCGCTGGGCCGCGCGGAGGAGGCGCGACGCGAGATCGACGCGCTCACGAGCACGGAGTACGTGCGCTTCGACCCGAGCCTCTGGGGAGACGCGATCCGCGCGCGGCTCGAGATGGGCGACGATGCGGACGCCATCGCGCTCCTCGAGACCACGCTCCAGACGCGCCACCCGAGCTGGCACGACGGCTGGCGGCTCCTCTCCGAGGCCTACGAGCGCGCGGGGCGCCACGCCGACGCCGAGCGCGCGCGCCGCAACGCCGACGCGGTGATCGCGAACCGCGCGGCGCAGTTCCGCCACGACGCCGCGGTCGCGCTGTGGAGCGGCAACACCGAGGAGGCGATCACGTACCTCAGCGCCGCGCTCCGCCTGGCACCGGACGACCCCAAGGCGCAGCAGGAGCTCGCGCGCCTCCTCGCGACCGACGCGCAGCCCTAG